One Hypomesus transpacificus isolate Combined female chromosome 16, fHypTra1, whole genome shotgun sequence genomic window carries:
- the zmp:0000001174 gene encoding retinoic acid-induced protein 2, whose translation MEDTFKDEVSPPVSVSQADARDREAGGGNVIGKLENDVNAAIPADPWDISGQGLTKAGLAPLVDASGPPALNPATEAPGAVALKVATAVLQPLCLGESPVMLPIHLQMAGSAMPQVGQMGAAPYFMTNQGPMSLPLVLEQQLFQHLGPSMIPQGGPCQTIPLQNNILCQNASLTFAPPPPALEQKPGQALDSGLLSLLQNPAFTAILQDLFPTAGNSATCQSPGSVQSDPFASSFLSPPPLPHPYSSPLAPLVPPATLLVPYPVVIPLPVPLPIPLPIPIPVPQSEDSKGNLPKAACTVSKSTQTYFTSPPPSPGSFLSSNQLRHASSSALLLAEGEVLDLSIKSCPIEPKQEVPSPQENVLDLSVAGVRRTCIQSCGSGGSLKGERDRPCLSGQKAHPGALSLGVLRPLECTQRLDSKLLSGLASLEFSRQHKWVVDSSGGGSSLGREASLSGAGNLEIVSTSQTAKVIVSVKDAIPAILCGKIKSLSGVSTKNFSIKRDGPQGAALQQLYGAPSRGQGEQRDPNDPLKKVPKNRAIKLKKVSSQEIHILPIKKQRLAAFLPRK comes from the coding sequence ATGGAGGATACCTTTAAAGACGAAGTTTCCCCACCTGTGTCCGTCTCCCAGGCCGACGCGCGTGACCGTGAAGCGGGAGGAGGGAACGTGATCGGCAAGTTGGAGAACGACGTCAACGCGGCCATCCCTGCGGACCCCTGGGACATCAGTGGACAGGGCCTGACGAAGGCGGGGCTTGCTCCCTTGGTCGACGCTTCGGGCCCCCCGGCGCTGAACCCAGCCACGGAGGCCCCGGGGGCCGTGGCTCTGAAGGTGGCCACGGCCGTCCTGCAGCCTCTCTGCCTGGGGGAGAGCCCTGTGATGCTGCCCATCCACCTCCAGATGGCTGGGTCTGCTATGCCTCAGGTTGGCCAGATGGGGGCAGCGCCCTACTTCATGACCAACCAAGGCCCGATGTCTTTGCCCCTGGTCCTGGAACAGCAGCTCTTCCAGCACCTGGGTCCCTCCATGATCCCCCAGGGAGGCCCGTGCCAAACCATCCCCCTGCAGAACAACATCCTGTGTCAGAACGCCTCTCTGACGTTTGCGCCTCCCCCTCCAGCACTGGAGCAGAAGCCCGGGCAGGCCCTGGACTCAGgcctgctgtctctcctccagaacCCGGCCTTCACCGCCATTCTTCAGGACCTCTTTCCCACGGCGGGGAACTCCGCTACCTGTCAGTCACCAGGATCCGTCCAGTCGGACCCTTttgcctcttcctttctctccccccctcctctcccacatccCTACAGCTCTCCCCTGGCTCCGCTGGTTCCTCCAGCCACCCTCCTGGTCCCCTATCCCGTGGtcatccccctccctgtgcCTCTGCCCATCCCTCTGCCCATCCCCATCCCCGTCCCTCAGAGCGAGGACTCCAAGGGGAACCTGCCCAAAGCAGCTTGTACTGTGAGTAAAAGCACCCAGACGTACTttacctctccccctccgtcGCCCGGGAGCTTCCTGTCGTCCAATCAGCTGCGGCATGCCTCCTCGTCCGCTCTCCTGTTGGCCGAGGGAGAAGTGTTGGACCTGTCCATCAAATCCTGTCCCATAGAGCCCAAGCAGGAAGTGCCCTCCCCGCAGGAGAATGTGCTCGACCTATCCGTAGCTGGCGTACGGAGGACCTGCATCCAGTCCTGCGGCTCCGGCGGTTCcctgaagggggagagagatcgGCCGTGCCTGTCTGGTCAGAAGGCCCACCCAGGGGCCCTATCTCTGGGGGTGCTACGGCCCCTGGAGTGCACCCAGAGGCTGGACTCTAAGCTGCTGAGCGGCCTGGCCTCTCTGGAGTTCAGCCGGCAGCACAAGTGGGTCGTGGACAGCAGCGGCGGGGGCAGCTCTCTGGGCCGGGAGGCCTCTCTCAGCGGGGCGGGGAACCTCGAGATAGTCAGCACCTCGCAGACCGCCAAGGTCATCGTGTCGGTGAAGGACGCCATCCCCGCCATCCTCTGCGGGAAAATCAAGAGCCTCTCGGGGGTGTCCACCAAGAACTTCTCCATCAAGCGAGACGGCCCCCAGGGGGCGGCCCTCCAGCAGCTCTACGGAGCCCCGTCCCGGGGCCAGGGGGAGCAGCGAGACCCCAACGACCCCCTGAAGAAGGTCCCTAAAAACCGAGCCATCAAACTGAAGAAGGTCAGCTCGCAGGAGATTCACATTCTTCCCATCAAGAAGCAGCGTCTCGCTGCGTTTCTTCCCAGGAAGTGA
- the si:zfos-905g2.1 gene encoding uncharacterized protein si:zfos-905g2.1, whose amino-acid sequence MQENADGFVELGKGIKISPPEEMEAVESRAALVVRPDTSTQKDDKLVLIGSPMRKVHIPVSVYRKVFRQALPQAAVGLVLPAVFPQALLTSGGLPEDPAQGVKMLDPNKIEAIRGKVCRSSTSHDVSERARAER is encoded by the exons ATGCAGGAGAATGCGGATGGGTTTGTGGAATTGGGGAAGGGGATCAAAATATCACCGccggaagagatggaggctgttgAAAGCAGGGCCGCTTTGGTTGTCCGGCCCGACACCTCGACTCAAAAAGACGACAAATTAG TGCTAATCGGGAGCCCCATGCGGAAGGTGCACATCCCTGTCTCAGTCTACAGGAAGGTGTTCAGACAAGCCCTGCCCCAGGCAGCCGTGGGCCTGGTGCTGCCGGCAGTCTTCCCCCAGGCCCTGCTCACCTCCGGCGGGCTCCCAGAGGACCCCGCCCAGGGGGTCAAGATGCTGGACCCCAATAAAATAGAGGCCATCAGAGGTAAGGTCTGCAGAAGTAGCACCAGCCATGACGTCAGCGAACGAGCCAGAGCGGAACGCTGA